The Malus domestica chromosome 17, GDT2T_hap1 genome contains the following window.
AAGTAACAGGATACACAGCATTTCCAAATTCAGCTACATCAAGCCCAGAACCAAATCATAAAGCTCATATTgtacaaataaataacaaaTGGTCATGTAGCTTTATGCTTAACAATCGTTATAAACGCCAAGTCTCAGGTGTGTGCCTTcttgaaaacttaaaaaaaggTTCAAAGCTTGGAATCAAACAAATTAAAGCCACTATTCACGGGATGAAATAAATGAGAGAAATGAATGAACCTATAATAGGCAAAATCTTATTGCACGATTCCAAGAAATGCTTCGTCATAATCTCTTTTGATTCAGACTTGACACTCTCCAATTCTTCCAAAGCAGGAGCAAACATAGTCTTCCCcatctttctttgttttgggTATGTACTTGGTACCTTTGCTACAAGGCTAGCACGAAATAACTTAAAATCATCCATTCCAGCCTATCTCAAAAGTGTAAAGTTCATGAGCAAATATTTTAACATTTTACAATAACAAATGATTTAATAATTCATTGCctcttttttctattttaaactTCCCCTTTCTTCAGAGAACCTCAACACGGAAGGAAGGATTTATTGGCTCCTACCAGCTGAGAAAGGATTATTAAGAGTAAGGAGCCTAGTAAATTATGCAACTGAAAAAAATAACTTACCAAAAACTCGTGATTCTGTTTAAGTAGAGGAGTAAAGAAGTGCAAAATTTCTCCATGTCTCCCATGACATCACCATTGCCTCCGATCACCTTCAACAACAAGTCTTTTTCGGGAGCATATTTGCTTCCAAGCTATCATTCCAGTGAACAAttaagttaaattttctaaccAATAAAATTTCACTTAAGAGAGTAGTAAAACAATAAATCATAGAGAACAACCAATGATAAGTTGCTGGGAGTTTTCCGAAATTTCCTCTGTTGAAGCAGTAAGACTATACTAAGAAGCAAGACATTTCTCGAACATGGGAAAACACATAAATGCTTTCGTGTTTAATAAGTGTAATAGCTTCATGCTTTCATATGAGTTTTGTACTATAtactaaaaagaaagaaaactagttTGAGTATATGGAGAACATGGAAATACACTAAAGTGTTGCCGGGCGAAGTAATTACAAAGCAACTAGGCAAAGCCGGCAACTTGCAGAATATAATTGTCACTAGTGAAGCATAGAAATAGGACATTCAAAGGGAAAGATTAGTACGAATAATCCTAGGTCACCAAATAAATGAAGGGGAATCAAAGTCAGTATAATTTTTTCATCATGCCATTTTATCAGGGTCTTGGCATAGGCATTATAAACAGCTCGAATCGTAACCCAATCTAGAGGATGCTCCCGTAAGTTCCGAAATAGCTCTACCAAAAAATCCATGTATCTGAAAATAAATCAAGagtagtatgaaaaatgtgatgtATCGCATTTTGACAAAGTGCAGAGGTGGTTCTAAAGCCAAAAGAAAATAATCTGAGTTTATGATTCTATCGTGTACCTTGTGAGCCAAACAAGAGAAACGGAGGTACTCTTGAAAAGAGTATTTGTTTTGACATCATGGTTCACCAAACTGTACAAGTATTCGAACTTGGAAGGATTGGATTGATATATTCTTTCCATTGGCTACACACAGGAAAAAGTGCAGAGAGTGAGTATAATAACATGCATTCAAACTcaagaaacaaaatatatatCATATGTATATAGATTATACCCAcaagacaaagacaaagacgaGCCGATTTTCTCCATAATGACAAAAGCAAGCATAAGGTAGTAAAAACTTGCAGCGAAAATAAAAggagaaaataaatgaaaatagcATCTCACCACTGCACAAGCAAAGATGGATGTCCTAACACGATTCAAAGGTTCTTCAAATTGAACTGGATCAAGGCAAGAACCAAAGTCAGGAAGTTGATCGATgttatacatataaaaaatcacATGGGTATGTAGCAGCAAGCAACGAGGTTCAACACTTCAAATGAaagttacacacacacactaatcATTGGGGTTACCAACACTACCCCGACCCGTCAAAAACCCAAGCCAAACAACTAGAAGGTATATATAAGCATAACAACTAGAAGGATATACGAGGAATCAATCATAACCCATTAATAATTTCGAACCCAAACCAACAAAATCAATCAGAACCCAATAATGATTTCACaatctacaaaacaaaatcatagaAATAGG
Protein-coding sequences here:
- the LOC103432138 gene encoding glycolipid transfer protein 1-like isoform X2, whose amino-acid sequence is MERIYQSNPSKFEYLYSLVNHDVKTNTLFKSTSVSLVWLTRYMDFLVELFRNLREHPLDWVTIRAVYNAYAKTLIKWHDEKIILTLIPLHLFGDLGLFLGSKYAPEKDLLLKVIGGNGDVMGDMEKFCTSLLLYLNRITSFCLVAKVPSTYPKQRKMGKTMFAPALEELESVKSESKEIMTKHFLESCNKILPIIAEFGNAVYPVTFDIRTCVVYRYSSEAMVMSQEF
- the LOC103432138 gene encoding glycolipid transfer protein 1-like isoform X1, with the translated sequence MERIYQSNPSKFEYLYSLVNHDVKTNTLFKSTSVSLVWLTRYMDFLVELFRNLREHPLDWVTIRAVYNAYAKTLIKWHDEKIILTLIPLHLFGDLGLFLGSKYAPEKDLLLKVIGGNGDVMGDMEKFCTSLLLYLNRITSFCLVAKVPSTYPKQRKMGKTMFAPALEELESVKSESKEIMTKHFLESCNKILPIIAEFGNAVYPVTFDIRTCVVRLQYRYSSEAMVMSQEF
- the LOC103432138 gene encoding glycolipid transfer protein 1-like isoform X4, with translation MERIYQSNPSKFEYLYSLVNHDVKTNTLFKSTSVSLVWLTRYMDFLVELFRNLREHPLDWVTIRAVYNAYAKTLIKWHDEKIILTLIPLHLFGDLGLFLGSKYAPEKDLLLKVIGGNGDVMGDMEKFCTSLLLYLNRITSFCLVAKVPSTYPKQRKMGKTMFAPALEELESVKSESKEIMTKHFLESCNKILPIIAEFGNAVYPVTFDIRTCVVEF
- the LOC103432138 gene encoding glycolipid transfer protein 1-like isoform X3 gives rise to the protein MERIYQSNPSKFEYLYSLVNHDVKTNTLFKSTSVSLVWLTRYMDFLVELFRNLREHPLDWVTIRAVYNAYAKTLIKWHDEKIILTLIPLHLFGDLGLFVIGGNGDVMGDMEKFCTSLLLYLNRITSFCLVAKVPSTYPKQRKMGKTMFAPALEELESVKSESKEIMTKHFLESCNKILPIIAEFGNAVYPVTFDIRTCVVRLQYRYSSEAMVMSQEF
- the LOC103432138 gene encoding glycolipid transfer protein 1-like isoform X5 — translated: MERIYQSNPSKFEYLYSLVNHDVKTNTLFKSTSVSLVWLTRYMDFLVELFRNLREHPLDWVTIRAVYNAYAKTLIKWHDEKIILTLIPLHLFGDLGLFLGSKYAPEKDLLLKVIGGNGDVMGDMEKFCTSLLLYLNRITSFCLVAKVPSTYPKQRKMGKTMFAPALEELESVKSESKEIMTKHFLESCNKILPIIEIAV